A stretch of the Mycobacterium shigaense genome encodes the following:
- a CDS encoding type II secretion system F family protein encodes MSTAAVLLAVALWIGPGPSMVRARARLPAEQRPQARSARGGDPLAVASTLDVLAVCLTAGMAVSSAAAATAAAAPPQLGRVLRRAADLLALGADPLTAWSISPELSVDVHTDALLRLARRSASSGATLAAGVAELADQSRRDAAHAATAAAERAGVLIAGPLGLCFLPAFVCLGIVPVVAGLAGQVLQSGLL; translated from the coding sequence ATGAGCACGGCGGCGGTGCTGCTGGCCGTCGCGTTATGGATCGGGCCCGGGCCCTCGATGGTGCGGGCCCGAGCCCGATTGCCGGCGGAGCAACGCCCGCAGGCACGGTCGGCGCGCGGTGGCGACCCGCTGGCCGTCGCGTCCACCCTCGATGTGCTGGCGGTGTGCCTGACCGCGGGTATGGCGGTGTCGAGCGCTGCGGCCGCGACCGCCGCCGCGGCGCCGCCGCAGCTGGGCCGGGTGCTACGCCGGGCAGCCGATCTGCTGGCGCTCGGCGCCGATCCCCTTACCGCGTGGTCGATTTCGCCCGAGCTGAGCGTCGACGTGCATACCGACGCGCTGCTGCGGCTTGCGCGGCGCTCGGCGTCGTCGGGTGCGACGCTGGCCGCCGGCGTCGCCGAACTGGCCGACCAGTCTCGCCGGGACGCGGCGCACGCGGCCACCGCGGCCGCCGAGCGGGCCGGGGTGCTGATCGCCGGCCCGCTCGGGTTGTGCTTTCTGCCGGCGTTCGTCTGCCTGGGCATTGTGCCGGTGGTGGCCGGGC
- a CDS encoding type II secretion system F family protein, translated as MTAAIGGALALTLALLIFPVSPRRRLAAAGPHRRRREVGRRGSVWLTAGVALVAVVLLSLPTALALVAVVATVYSRYRRRRRMRRAGDEGRSLEAALDVLVGELRVGAHPVRALEVAAGETNGGVGKSLRAVAARAELGADVTAGLRSAAHSSALPAHWDRLAVCWQLASGHGLAIATLMRAAQRDIAERQRFSARVVSGMAGARATAAILAGLPVLGVLLGQLIGARPLSFLLSGQAGGWLLLGGTTLACAGLLWSDRITERAGAGT; from the coding sequence ATGACCGCAGCGATCGGCGGTGCGTTGGCATTGACGTTGGCGCTCTTGATCTTTCCGGTGTCGCCGCGGCGTCGGCTAGCCGCAGCTGGTCCGCATCGCCGGAGACGAGAGGTCGGCCGGCGAGGGAGCGTCTGGCTGACGGCGGGTGTCGCGCTGGTCGCCGTCGTGCTGCTGTCCTTGCCGACGGCGCTGGCCCTCGTCGCGGTCGTGGCGACCGTCTATTCACGCTACCGTCGCCGTCGCCGGATGCGGCGCGCCGGCGACGAGGGCCGCAGCCTCGAGGCCGCCCTCGACGTGCTGGTCGGGGAGCTTCGCGTGGGCGCGCACCCGGTTCGTGCCCTCGAGGTCGCCGCCGGTGAAACCAATGGCGGCGTGGGGAAGTCGTTGCGCGCCGTGGCGGCCCGCGCCGAACTGGGCGCGGACGTCACGGCCGGGCTGCGGTCGGCCGCACACTCCTCGGCGCTGCCCGCGCATTGGGACCGCCTCGCGGTGTGCTGGCAGCTGGCCAGCGGCCACGGGCTGGCGATCGCCACGCTGATGCGCGCCGCGCAGCGCGATATCGCCGAGCGGCAACGATTCTCGGCGCGCGTGGTATCGGGCATGGCCGGGGCGCGGGCCACCGCGGCCATCCTGGCCGGTCTGCCGGTGCTGGGCGTGCTGCTCGGGCAGCTCATCGGGGCCCGGCCGCTGAGCTTCCTGCTGAGCGGGCAGGCGGGTGGCTGGCTGCTGCTGGGCGGCACGACGCTGGCATGTGCGGGATTGTTGTGGTCGGACCGGATCACCGAGCGGGCAGGAGCCGGAACATGA
- a CDS encoding TadA family conjugal transfer-associated ATPase produces MSESLIERVRERLAAESAPLGSSLRPNVVAAAIRAESGGMLGDTEVLANLRVLQTELTGVGILEPLLCADGTTDVLVTAPDAVWVDDGNGLRRSQIRFADEAAVRRLAQRLALAAGRRLDDAQPWVDGQLTGIGAGGFAVRLHAVLPPVAAEGTCLSLRVLRPASQDLAGLTAAGAIAPRAAALVHDIIAARLAFLVSGGTGAGKTTLLAAMLGAVSPGERIVCVEDAAELAPPHPHLVKLVARCANVEGVGEVPVRQLVRQALRMRPDRIVVGEVRGAEVVDLLTALNTGHDGGAGTVHANSPGEVPARLEALGALGGLDRAALHSQLAAAVQVLLHVGRGREGRRRLAEIAVLRRIDGHVRAVTAWHVDRGMTDAAAELERLLQDRMSA; encoded by the coding sequence GTGAGCGAGTCGTTGATCGAACGGGTGCGCGAGCGGTTGGCCGCCGAGTCCGCACCGCTGGGCTCTTCTCTGCGGCCGAATGTGGTGGCCGCCGCCATTCGGGCGGAGTCCGGCGGGATGCTCGGCGATACCGAGGTCCTCGCGAATCTCCGGGTGCTGCAGACCGAGCTGACCGGGGTCGGCATCCTCGAACCGTTACTGTGCGCGGACGGTACCACCGACGTCCTGGTGACCGCCCCCGACGCGGTCTGGGTTGACGACGGGAACGGGTTGCGGCGCAGCCAGATCCGATTTGCCGACGAGGCGGCGGTGCGGCGGCTGGCGCAGCGGTTGGCGTTGGCAGCCGGCCGGCGCCTCGATGACGCGCAACCCTGGGTGGACGGCCAGCTGACCGGGATCGGCGCCGGCGGGTTCGCCGTGCGGTTGCACGCGGTGCTGCCGCCGGTGGCGGCCGAAGGCACCTGCTTGTCGTTGCGGGTGCTGCGCCCCGCTTCCCAGGATCTCGCGGGCCTCACCGCGGCGGGCGCGATCGCACCCCGGGCCGCCGCCCTGGTGCATGACATCATCGCCGCCCGGCTGGCCTTCCTGGTGTCCGGCGGAACCGGCGCCGGCAAGACGACGTTGTTGGCGGCGATGCTGGGTGCGGTGTCGCCCGGCGAGCGCATCGTGTGCGTCGAGGACGCGGCCGAACTGGCACCACCGCACCCGCATCTGGTCAAGCTGGTCGCCCGGTGCGCGAATGTCGAAGGCGTGGGCGAGGTTCCCGTGCGCCAACTCGTCCGGCAGGCGCTGCGAATGCGGCCCGACCGCATCGTCGTCGGCGAGGTGCGGGGCGCGGAGGTCGTCGATCTGCTGACCGCGCTGAACACCGGCCACGACGGCGGCGCGGGCACGGTGCATGCCAACAGTCCGGGGGAGGTGCCCGCCCGACTGGAGGCGCTCGGTGCCCTCGGGGGTCTGGATCGGGCCGCATTGCACAGTCAACTTGCCGCGGCCGTCCAGGTGCTGCTGCATGTCGGCCGGGGCCGGGAAGGTCGGCGCCGGCTGGCTGAGATCGCGGTGCTGCGCCGAATCGACGGGCACGTGCGGGCCGTCACGGCGTGGCACGTGGACCGGGGGATGACCGACGCTGCGGCTGAGCTGGAACGGCTGCTGCAAGACCGGATGTCCGCATGA